Proteins encoded together in one uncultured Sphaerochaeta sp. window:
- a CDS encoding NUDIX hydrolase has protein sequence MHLPYHGAGIIFWMITETDEVSFLMGKRSMPPQNHRWSFPGGTWEKARDGYDTKGKISYKETAIRECHEEVGIYVPYPENMLLLWSLDVPGFHYRVYTYQLKNQATPPYISEFSEARWVTFSTVPSPTVIFVRTQIRRLKQHVRQLRH, from the coding sequence ATGCATCTACCATACCACGGAGCTGGAATCATATTCTGGATGATCACTGAGACAGATGAAGTATCTTTCCTAATGGGAAAACGTTCCATGCCGCCTCAAAACCATAGGTGGTCTTTCCCTGGAGGGACATGGGAGAAAGCAAGAGATGGGTATGATACCAAGGGAAAGATTTCCTACAAAGAGACAGCAATAAGGGAATGCCATGAAGAAGTGGGAATATACGTTCCATACCCAGAGAACATGTTGCTTCTCTGGTCGCTTGATGTACCAGGTTTTCACTACCGAGTCTATACATATCAACTCAAGAATCAGGCAACACCACCCTACATCTCTGAATTCTCTGAAGCAAGATGGGTTACCTTCTCTACTGTCCCTTCTCCTACGGTAATCTTCGTACGGACACAGATCCGTAGGCTGAAACAGCATGTAAGGCAATTAAGGCACTAG
- a CDS encoding DsrE family protein: MSSILMIFNHAPYDGSDVTWNALRLAGQLQVTGHTVRIFLMNDSVDLARDSNKKPLEYDQDLSQMLRDLIAKGVQVRVCGTCMARCGIHKNEPYFAGAEKSTMAALAEWTADSDKVLTF; this comes from the coding sequence ATGAGCAGTATTCTTATGATTTTCAATCATGCTCCCTATGATGGGAGCGATGTAACGTGGAATGCCCTACGTCTTGCTGGACAACTGCAGGTAACAGGTCATACAGTGCGAATCTTCCTGATGAATGATTCTGTCGATCTTGCCCGTGATTCAAACAAGAAGCCACTCGAGTATGACCAGGACCTATCGCAGATGCTTCGTGACCTGATCGCAAAGGGTGTTCAAGTAAGGGTTTGTGGAACTTGTATGGCCCGTTGTGGTATCCATAAGAACGAACCATATTTTGCAGGCGCTGAGAAATCCACCATGGCGGCCCTTGCTGAGTGGACTGCCGACAGCGACAAGGTACTCACATTCTAA
- a CDS encoding deoxyribodipyrimidine photo-lyase, with the protein MLFLDFIFFFSLVVKAVVRLGMMVDEQRIRKLNTKPTLHEKPYVVYWMQASGRVYQNEALSFAIETANSLKKPLVVYFGITPHFAGASARHYRFMLEGIREVEKELQERSIPLLVSSFGVVEGLEKLQSSIACLIVDRAYTTIERSWRKEVSSLLACTIYEVETNVVVPIDAVSDKEEYSAATLRRKIEPMISYFAQEIQIPEFMVKSRSYDFPFDSADLGDIPLLLESLGIEQKGSSVLPLQGGSTAALSRLDDFIEHTLVGYDTQRNDPAQNHSSGLSAYLHFGQISPVTIYHAVKDLDISDVPAFLEQLIVRRELAYNFVAFNPFYDQYEGLPSWARKSLEAHEADPRPVTYRYEELERGETHDPYWNAAQKELVLLGRMHNYLRMYWGKKILEWSPTPKQGFSWALKLNNTYQADGRDPNGYAGVAWCFGKHDRPWVERPIFGNIRYMNDKGLERKFNMKAYLQRIEAETSS; encoded by the coding sequence ATGCTGTTTTTAGATTTCATATTTTTCTTTTCTCTAGTGGTAAAAGCTGTGGTACGCTTGGGCATGATGGTTGATGAACAAAGAATAAGGAAACTCAATACCAAACCAACACTGCATGAAAAGCCGTATGTTGTGTATTGGATGCAGGCATCCGGGAGGGTGTATCAGAATGAAGCACTCTCGTTTGCAATAGAGACGGCAAATTCCCTTAAGAAACCGTTGGTTGTCTATTTTGGAATCACTCCACATTTTGCAGGAGCCTCAGCCCGTCACTACCGCTTCATGCTGGAAGGTATTCGGGAGGTGGAGAAGGAGTTGCAGGAGCGTTCCATACCCTTGCTTGTCTCTTCTTTTGGGGTAGTGGAAGGTTTGGAAAAGCTTCAATCAAGCATTGCCTGTCTTATAGTCGACAGGGCATACACCACCATTGAACGTTCTTGGAGAAAGGAGGTTTCCTCGCTCCTTGCATGTACCATCTATGAGGTAGAGACAAATGTTGTGGTGCCCATTGACGCGGTGAGTGATAAGGAAGAGTACTCTGCAGCAACCCTGAGAAGAAAGATTGAACCCATGATCTCCTACTTTGCGCAGGAGATCCAGATACCAGAGTTCATGGTGAAGAGCCGGTCCTATGACTTCCCCTTTGATTCAGCTGATCTTGGGGATATTCCATTGCTTCTTGAATCCCTGGGGATAGAACAGAAGGGTAGTTCGGTTTTGCCTTTACAAGGGGGCAGTACTGCAGCGCTCTCTAGACTGGATGACTTCATCGAACATACCTTGGTCGGCTATGATACACAACGCAATGATCCTGCACAGAACCACAGTAGTGGTCTCAGTGCATATCTTCATTTTGGGCAGATCAGCCCAGTTACCATCTACCACGCGGTTAAAGATCTGGATATCAGTGATGTACCGGCATTCCTGGAGCAGTTGATCGTCAGGCGTGAACTTGCCTATAACTTTGTTGCTTTCAACCCATTCTACGATCAGTATGAGGGGCTTCCCTCCTGGGCGAGGAAGAGCTTGGAGGCGCATGAGGCCGACCCAAGACCTGTTACCTACCGCTATGAAGAGTTGGAAAGGGGAGAGACCCATGACCCCTACTGGAATGCAGCACAGAAGGAGTTGGTTCTATTGGGTCGAATGCACAACTACCTGAGGATGTACTGGGGGAAAAAGATCCTCGAGTGGAGCCCGACTCCCAAGCAGGGATTTTCCTGGGCACTGAAACTCAATAATACCTACCAGGCAGATGGACGTGATCCAAATGGGTATGCCGGTGTTGCCTGGTGTTTCGGCAAGCATGACCGTCCATGGGTTGAACGACCCATATTCGGAAATATCCGCTACATGAATGACAAGGGGCTGGAGCGAAAAT
- a CDS encoding thiamine pyrophosphate-binding protein translates to MAKQLKTGAEIIARSLEDLGVQYIFGYTGAAILPVMDELAKSSIKIVVNANEQCAAFSAAGYSRSSERVGIAIVTSGPAITNALTAVADSYADSIPLVVIAGQVPEHKLGTDSFQHIDVASVFGPTAKKVYSVKALNNLEKVIKDAYFLVQSGKRGPVVIDLPMNLQQKAAGYEALPLEQFSTIYDQDVHLSASQCKQFFDLLMEADHPLLYLGGGLNSARGSEAIRRFNARFSIPSVNTLMAKGVVSEREDTNLGMLGMFGTPAANKIIQENDLFLAIGVRWDDRVAEKVGFAIQAKIAFIDIHADKVQQIRGERRPVFSFIGDAATILHDLCDWADTHDLRITIDTWREHAAALKRRWPLAYNTEATTIQMAEVLRTLDTLIDESTIITTGVGNHQLFSAQYIRCQRPRSFLTCGAFGTMGSGMPLAVGAVHANMDKQVIVVDGDGSFRMNMGELFTIGTNCLPIKILLLNNHADGMVYNLEDAAYEGRHSATCRNEDVNFAKMADLCGFSFSRRIEKKEDIAPALKEWFESTGPCLLEVITDRKEVLYPVVRPGASYADMDLGPFIKEKETI, encoded by the coding sequence ATGGCTAAACAACTCAAAACCGGAGCAGAGATTATTGCACGAAGCCTTGAGGATCTGGGTGTACAGTATATCTTCGGATATACAGGAGCGGCTATTCTGCCGGTCATGGATGAGCTAGCAAAGAGCTCGATAAAGATTGTCGTGAATGCCAATGAGCAGTGTGCGGCCTTCAGTGCTGCAGGATACTCGAGGAGCAGTGAGCGGGTCGGGATTGCCATTGTAACCAGCGGCCCGGCCATCACCAATGCACTGACAGCTGTGGCTGACAGCTACGCTGACAGCATTCCCCTGGTGGTAATAGCTGGACAGGTACCAGAGCACAAGCTTGGTACTGATTCGTTCCAGCATATTGATGTCGCCTCAGTTTTTGGCCCCACAGCCAAAAAAGTGTACTCCGTTAAAGCTTTGAACAACCTTGAAAAGGTGATCAAGGATGCTTACTTCCTGGTACAATCAGGTAAACGTGGACCGGTAGTCATCGACCTTCCCATGAACCTGCAACAGAAAGCAGCCGGGTATGAAGCACTCCCCCTTGAACAGTTCAGCACCATTTATGATCAGGATGTCCATCTCTCCGCTTCACAATGCAAACAATTTTTCGACCTGTTGATGGAGGCTGATCACCCACTCTTGTATTTGGGTGGTGGGCTTAACAGTGCACGTGGCAGTGAAGCCATAAGACGATTCAATGCAAGGTTTTCGATCCCATCAGTAAACACCTTGATGGCCAAAGGGGTGGTGAGTGAGCGTGAGGATACCAATCTTGGGATGCTTGGTATGTTCGGCACACCTGCCGCCAACAAGATCATCCAGGAGAACGACCTCTTTCTCGCCATTGGAGTCCGGTGGGATGACCGAGTTGCGGAAAAAGTTGGCTTTGCCATTCAGGCGAAGATTGCGTTCATCGACATCCATGCCGACAAGGTGCAACAAATTCGGGGAGAAAGACGACCAGTGTTCTCTTTCATTGGAGATGCTGCAACCATTCTTCATGACCTCTGCGATTGGGCTGATACCCATGACCTCAGGATCACCATTGATACGTGGAGAGAGCATGCAGCAGCACTGAAGCGACGTTGGCCTCTTGCCTACAATACTGAAGCAACTACAATTCAGATGGCAGAGGTCTTACGTACCTTGGATACGCTTATCGACGAATCTACCATCATCACCACAGGGGTTGGTAATCATCAGCTGTTCTCTGCTCAGTACATTCGATGCCAAAGGCCGCGTTCTTTTCTCACCTGTGGTGCCTTTGGGACCATGGGAAGTGGAATGCCCCTTGCTGTTGGAGCAGTACACGCCAATATGGATAAACAGGTAATCGTAGTGGACGGGGACGGAAGTTTCAGGATGAATATGGGTGAGCTCTTCACGATAGGAACCAACTGCCTTCCCATCAAGATACTCCTCCTGAACAACCATGCCGATGGGATGGTCTACAATCTTGAGGATGCTGCATATGAAGGTCGTCACTCTGCAACTTGTAGAAATGAAGATGTCAATTTTGCGAAGATGGCAGACCTGTGTGGTTTCTCCTTTAGCAGAAGAATTGAAAAGAAAGAGGACATTGCTCCTGCGCTCAAGGAATGGTTCGAGAGCACTGGACCATGCTTGCTTGAGGTGATTACCGACCGTAAGGAAGTGCTGTACCCGGTTGTAAGACCTGGTGCTTCCTATGCAGATATGGACCTTGGTCCATTTATAAAGGAAAAGGAAACAATATGA